Below is a window of Candidatus Limnocylindria bacterium DNA.
CGCTGGCGGACAAGGGCCCGGAACGTAGTAGGTCGCGTGCAGGTCATCCTCACGTAGAGACTGGTCCCGATCCTCGAAGCGCAGAGGCAAATACGAGAGGAGACCTGAGTGTCTTTCGCAGACAAGACCCTGACCTGTCGCGACTGTGGCCAAGAGTTCATCTGGACCGCCGGAGAGCAAGAGTTCTACGCGAGCCGTGGCCTTCAGAACCCCCCGAGCCGTTGCCCCGCTGACCGCGCGGCGCGCCGCGCCGGTGGCGGTGGTGGTGGCGGTGGTGGTGGTGGATACGGCGGCGGCGCCCGCGAGATGTTCACCGCGACCTGCAGCAACTGTGGCAAGGAAGCCCGCGTGCCGTTCCAGCCGCGTGGTGACAAGCCCGTCTACTGCAGCGACTGCTTCGAGCAGCGACG
It encodes the following:
- a CDS encoding zinc-ribbon domain containing protein, which produces MSFADKTLTCRDCGQEFIWTAGEQEFYASRGLQNPPSRCPADRAARRAGGGGGGGGGGGYGGGAREMFTATCSNCGKEARVPFQPRGDKPVYCSDCFEQRRPSQSRSRY